In a genomic window of Rhopalosiphum maidis isolate BTI-1 chromosome 4, ASM367621v3, whole genome shotgun sequence:
- the LOC113560513 gene encoding protein GVQW3-like, which produces MSENTEQRVCIKFCHKLRKTATETYQMLLLAYGDETMSRARVFEWFKRFKEGRTTVESDEREGRPSTSRNEEMIQKIRTAIRVQTILTTDLDMRRVAAKFVPKLLSGEQKENRKQIATDLLECSESDDFFFKSIITGDETWVYGYDPETKVQSSQWKTPDSPRPKKLVKFGVK; this is translated from the exons ATGAGCGAAAATACAGAACAACGAGTGTGCATTAAATTTTGCCATAAACTGAGAAAAACGGCTACTGAAACCTACCAAATGTTATTGTTAGCTTATGGAGATGAAACCATGTCCCGTGCTCGCGTTTTTGAATggtttaaacgatttaaagaGGGTAGAACAACTGTTGAAAGTGATGAACGTGAAGGACGCCCATCAACAAGCCGCAATGAGgaaatgatacaaaaaatacgaACAGCAATACGAG TTCAAACCATATTGACGACTGATTTAGACATGAGAAGAGTTGCAGCCAAATTTGTACCAAAACTGCTCTCAGGTGAGCAAAAAGAAAATCGAAAACAGATCGCCACTGATTTGCTAGAGTGTTCCGAatctgatgattttttttttaaatcaattataactgGTGACGAGACTTGGGTATATGGCTACGATCCAGAAACAAAGGTACAATCTTCGCAGTGGAAGACACCTGATTCACCACGACCAAAAAAGCTCGTCAAGTTCGGAGTCAAGTGA